In one window of Haloarcula halophila DNA:
- a CDS encoding ABC transporter ATP-binding protein, with protein sequence MALSSDSSTGRDSREKITIQNVSRSYESTQALDDVSFSVSEGEFCCVVGPSGCGKTTLLRAIAGLDDPDGGSILVGGDPVTGPGLDRGMVFQEYALFPWRTVRGNIRFGLDRPACDCPDCEGRVRELIDLVGLDGFEDAYPKELSGGMKQRVGIARALAPDPEILLMDEPFGSVDARTRDRLHAELLDIWTQTGQTVVFVTHDIDEAVTLADRVVVMDADPGTVQSTFSIDLERPRERTSRDFVDHVARIRDALGSPVDTSH encoded by the coding sequence ATGGCGCTGAGTTCGGACTCGTCTACCGGTCGAGACTCACGTGAGAAGATCACTATCCAGAACGTCAGCCGGTCATACGAGTCGACGCAGGCGCTCGATGACGTCTCGTTCTCGGTGTCGGAGGGCGAGTTCTGCTGTGTCGTCGGTCCCTCGGGGTGTGGGAAGACGACGCTGTTGCGAGCAATCGCCGGGCTTGACGATCCGGATGGTGGGTCGATACTGGTCGGTGGAGATCCGGTTACCGGTCCTGGGCTGGACAGGGGGATGGTCTTTCAGGAGTACGCGCTGTTCCCGTGGCGAACCGTCCGCGGGAATATCCGGTTTGGCCTTGACCGGCCCGCCTGTGACTGTCCCGACTGCGAGGGACGGGTCCGGGAGTTAATCGACCTGGTAGGGCTCGACGGCTTCGAGGACGCGTACCCGAAGGAGCTGTCCGGCGGCATGAAACAGCGCGTCGGTATCGCTCGCGCGCTCGCCCCCGATCCAGAGATCCTCTTGATGGACGAACCGTTCGGTAGTGTTGACGCTCGGACGCGCGACCGCTTGCATGCCGAATTGCTCGATATCTGGACGCAAACCGGACAGACCGTCGTGTTCGTCACCCACGACATCGACGAGGCAGTGACCCTCGCTGATCGCGTGGTCGTCATGGATGCCGACCCGGGAACCGTGCAGTCGACGTTCTCTATTGACTTAGAGCGCCCACGTGAACGGACCTCTCGTGACTTCGTGGACCACGTCGCGCGAATTAGGGATGCGCTCGGAAGTCCTGTCGACACTAGCCACTGA
- a CDS encoding cobalamin transport operon protein translates to MQRWKQYGGLLGLFAAFLAAGYWGFTATGGALPWAKRSAKALQRGVQEGGGSLVDFGRGIVVAGPIRKGGMMLEFGAIVLVLVVLGIGLYVYVDRYGGFEDGERPAR, encoded by the coding sequence ATGCAGCGCTGGAAGCAGTACGGCGGCCTCCTCGGACTGTTCGCAGCCTTCCTCGCAGCCGGCTACTGGGGCTTCACCGCAACCGGCGGCGCACTGCCGTGGGCCAAACGCTCAGCGAAAGCCCTCCAGCGCGGTGTGCAGGAGGGTGGCGGTTCGCTTGTCGACTTCGGCCGCGGTATCGTGGTGGCCGGCCCCATTCGGAAGGGCGGAATGATGCTCGAATTCGGCGCGATCGTCCTCGTACTGGTTGTCCTCGGTATCGGACTGTACGTCTACGTCGACCGCTACGGTGGCTTCGAGGACGGAGAACGCCCAGCTCGGTAA
- a CDS encoding CopG family ribbon-helix-helix protein, with product MTERLRDDLDTFAEEHGYTGRSEVIREACQSLLEEYQETDDEDRRVLATVTAVFGYDEPEIERRMMDIRHEFEASIRSNSHTCLEGNAGCVETFVIEAAYDDVLRFIGTVRGADESVSVEYTVVPVDAMNEQIRE from the coding sequence ATGACGGAGCGACTCCGGGACGATCTCGATACGTTTGCGGAAGAACACGGCTACACCGGACGAAGTGAGGTCATCCGCGAAGCGTGCCAGTCGCTGCTCGAAGAGTACCAAGAGACAGACGACGAGGATCGGCGGGTATTGGCGACAGTTACGGCTGTCTTCGGATACGACGAGCCGGAGATCGAACGCCGGATGATGGATATCCGCCACGAATTCGAAGCGTCAATCCGGTCGAACTCCCACACCTGCCTCGAAGGCAACGCCGGCTGTGTCGAGACGTTCGTCATCGAAGCCGCGTACGACGACGTCCTGCGATTCATCGGAACCGTTCGAGGAGCAGACGAGTCAGTTTCAGTCGAATACACGGTCGTACCTGTCGATGCCATGAACGAACAGATCCGCGAGTAA
- a CDS encoding ABC transporter permease, giving the protein MSTRTDTSSNAVVAGSFEGDLRRYLRGLGGLVVFLLVWWVGAMTTQPSYLVPGPLESVHAFIDLFATSTAIVVPVLGSSLVLPTGLAHLAQTLFHYVPGLLLGALCGISLGLAMGWNGVLDDWLRPLVRVLRPIPPLAWVVFAIVWFGIHHTGAAFIVFVGAFWINFYGAYGGVEGVSTELTDAASTLGVERDLSMLKLVALPSAAPQVLTGFRTSIGRCWMIVVGAELFGAPGVGYEIINASNNLAMATSVAYMFLISLAFLCMDVGFRLLERRVLAWR; this is encoded by the coding sequence ATGAGTACACGTACCGACACCAGTTCTAACGCGGTGGTCGCCGGCAGCTTCGAGGGGGATCTGCGGCGGTATCTCCGCGGCTTGGGCGGTCTCGTCGTGTTCCTGCTCGTCTGGTGGGTTGGCGCGATGACGACCCAGCCGTCGTATCTGGTGCCGGGCCCCCTCGAATCAGTACACGCGTTTATCGACCTGTTTGCGACCTCAACGGCGATTGTCGTTCCCGTTCTGGGGTCGAGTCTCGTACTACCGACTGGGCTCGCACACCTCGCACAGACGCTGTTCCACTACGTTCCCGGCCTCCTCCTCGGCGCGCTCTGTGGCATCAGTCTCGGCCTTGCGATGGGCTGGAACGGTGTGCTCGACGACTGGCTGCGACCACTCGTCCGAGTACTGCGACCGATCCCGCCGCTGGCGTGGGTCGTCTTCGCCATCGTCTGGTTCGGCATCCACCACACTGGCGCGGCGTTCATCGTCTTCGTCGGCGCGTTCTGGATCAACTTCTACGGCGCCTACGGTGGCGTGGAGGGCGTTTCGACCGAACTGACCGATGCCGCATCGACGCTCGGCGTCGAGCGCGACCTCTCGATGCTGAAACTCGTCGCGCTCCCGAGTGCGGCACCCCAAGTGCTGACTGGGTTCCGGACGAGCATTGGTCGCTGCTGGATGATCGTCGTCGGTGCCGAGCTGTTCGGCGCACCAGGCGTCGGCTACGAGATTATCAACGCCTCGAACAATCTCGCGATGGCGACCAGCGTCGCCTACATGTTCCTCATCAGCCTGGCGTTCCTCTGTATGGACGTCGGGTTCCGACTACTCGAACGGAGGGTCCTCGCATGGCGCTGA
- a CDS encoding energy-coupling factor ABC transporter permease produces MAHIHLGEGSFPLWALVLWTLLGAGLISAVVYRVRKGGIKTHQIALAGIGAAASFAIFQLNIPVWGGIHMNLTGLVGILAGPLLGALIALVVNIFSAALGHGAVGLLGANTLVNASEAIVAYYAFKTLMGMDWDVFPASASAATLGLSAGAFLMGAIIVVSGVNGSALPRGDLTIAVAGLVGLNLGVAVIEGILTGFIVQFLASVRPDLVGLADRDTQEEPTGVTA; encoded by the coding sequence ATGGCACACATTCACCTCGGAGAAGGCTCGTTCCCGCTATGGGCACTGGTACTCTGGACGCTGCTTGGCGCCGGACTGATCAGTGCCGTCGTCTACCGAGTTCGGAAGGGCGGCATCAAGACACACCAGATAGCGCTCGCGGGCATCGGAGCGGCCGCGAGCTTCGCGATCTTCCAGTTGAACATCCCCGTGTGGGGTGGCATCCACATGAACCTCACTGGCCTCGTGGGGATTCTTGCTGGCCCGCTGCTCGGAGCGCTCATCGCACTGGTCGTCAATATTTTTTCGGCAGCGCTCGGCCACGGTGCAGTCGGCCTCCTCGGGGCGAATACGCTCGTCAACGCGAGCGAAGCCATCGTCGCCTACTACGCGTTCAAGACGCTGATGGGGATGGACTGGGACGTCTTCCCCGCCAGCGCCAGTGCCGCGACGCTCGGCCTCTCGGCGGGCGCGTTCCTGATGGGAGCGATCATCGTCGTCAGCGGCGTGAACGGAAGCGCGCTCCCCCGTGGTGATCTGACGATTGCCGTCGCTGGTCTCGTCGGGCTCAACCTCGGCGTCGCCGTCATCGAGGGGATCCTGACGGGCTTCATCGTCCAGTTCCTCGCGTCCGTCCGCCCCGACCTCGTCGGCCTCGCCGACCGTGACACCCAGGAGGAGCCGACCGGGGTGACGGCCTGA